From Xyrauchen texanus isolate HMW12.3.18 chromosome 9, RBS_HiC_50CHRs, whole genome shotgun sequence, the proteins below share one genomic window:
- the LOC127649032 gene encoding atypical chemokine receptor 2: protein MDVLIPPEDYYEDYYNGEGLEEFRPCEKTHIKEFSNVFLPICYTVTCVLSIIANITLLIIFIKYKTLRKKFPVNMVISDILFTLTLPFWAVYAASEWIFGDFSCKTITFVYMFCLYSSNLFVASHSLQRFLDIVCVDSSIRIFRNPKRNTIMCSLVWLLSGLATIVHVTFVETQEYQQQKICAYQFHDQMGWRMYIQFQMNVLGFVLPFLVLLFCSIRLPCVALGRTKFQRCMPVRNEFGFTVMFFLLWFPYSVVIFLHALQNLHILHACTLNMHLDFAIHVTECLAFTHVFINPLLYIFLNKKIWKRVRNACKTPREYLLEESNNSSNMSVQDIELMSVWKYQGHDLSSSCAERPSTSLPEAT from the coding sequence ATGGATGTTTTAATTCCTCCAGAAGACTATTATGAGGACTATTATAATGGAGAGGGACTTGAGGAATTCCGACCATGCGAGAAGACACATATAAAAGAATTCAGTAATGTCTTTCTACCGATATGCTACACTGTAACCTGTGTACTGAGTATAATTGCAAATATAACCCTTCTAATCATTTTCATCAAGTATAAAACTCTAAGGAAGAAATTTCCTGTGAACATGGTCATCTCAGATATTTTATTTACGCTGACTCTTCCATTCTGGGCAGTGTATGCAGCCAGTGAATGGATCTTTGGTGATTTTAGCTGTAAGACAATCACATTTGTTTATATGTTCTGCTTGTACAGCAGCAATCTCTTTGTCGCTAGCCACAGTTTGCAGAGATTTTTGGACATTGTATGTGTTGATTCTTCCATCAGGATCTTCAGAAATCCAAAGAGGAATACTATTATGTGCAGTTTGGTGTGGCTTCTGTCAGGTTTGGCTACAATTGTTCATGTCACTTTTGTCGAAACTCAAGAGTACCAACAGCAAAAGATTTGCGCTTATCAGTTCCATGATCAAATGGGTTGGAGAATGTATATACAATTCCAGATGAACGTTCTTGGATTCGTCTTACCATTCTTAGTTCTTCTCTTCTGTTCCATCAGACTTCCATGTGTTGCTCTCGGAAGGACCAAATTCCAGAGATGTATGCCTGTGAGAAATGAATTTGGATTCACTGTTATGTTTTTTCTCCTCTGGTTCCCCTACAGTGTTGTTATTTTCTTGCACGCTTTGCAAAACCTTCACATTTTGCATGCGTGCACCTTAAACATGCACCTGGACTTTGCTATTCATGTGACAGAATGTCTCGCTTTCACTCATGTCTTCATAAATCCTCTATTGTATAtctttttaaacaaaaagatCTGGAAACGGGTAAGGAATGCATGCAAAACTCCCAGGGAGTATTTGCTGGAGGAATCCAATAACTCATCAAACATGTCAGTTCAGGATATTGAGTTGATGTCAGTTTGGAAATATCAAGGTCATGACCTGAGCAGCTCTTGTGCTGAGCGACCTAGTACCTCCCTACCTGAGGCAACATAA